A single Pseudomonas putida DNA region contains:
- a CDS encoding isocitrate lyase/PEP mutase family protein: protein MPKASHQDLRFAFRELLASGSCYHTASVFDPMSARIAADLGFEVGILGGSVASLQVLAAPDFALITLSEFVEQATRIGRVAQLPVLADADHGYGNALNVMRTVIELERAGVAALTIEDTLLPAQFGRKSTDLISVEEGVGKIRAALEARVDSSLSIIARTNAGVLTTEEIIVRTQSYQKAGADGICMVGVKDFEQLEQIAEHLTVPLMLVTYANPNLRDDERLARLGVRIVVDGHAAYFAAIKATYDCLRLQRGQQNKSENLSATELSHTYTQPEDYIRWAKEYMSVEE from the coding sequence ATGCCCAAGGCTTCCCATCAAGATCTGCGTTTTGCCTTCCGCGAGCTGCTCGCTTCAGGTTCCTGCTATCACACCGCCTCCGTGTTCGACCCGATGTCGGCACGCATCGCTGCCGACCTGGGCTTCGAAGTCGGCATCCTCGGCGGTTCGGTGGCTTCGTTGCAGGTGCTGGCCGCACCCGACTTCGCCCTGATCACCTTGAGTGAGTTCGTCGAGCAGGCCACCCGTATTGGCCGCGTTGCGCAACTGCCGGTGCTCGCCGATGCCGACCACGGTTATGGCAACGCACTCAACGTCATGCGCACGGTCATTGAGCTGGAGCGTGCCGGCGTGGCTGCGCTGACCATCGAAGACACGCTGTTGCCCGCCCAGTTCGGGCGCAAGTCCACCGACCTGATCTCGGTCGAGGAGGGCGTGGGCAAGATCCGCGCGGCCCTGGAAGCGCGCGTCGACTCTTCGCTGTCGATCATCGCCCGGACCAACGCCGGGGTGCTCACCACCGAGGAAATCATCGTTCGCACCCAGAGCTACCAGAAGGCCGGTGCCGACGGTATCTGCATGGTCGGGGTGAAGGATTTCGAGCAGTTGGAGCAAATTGCAGAGCACCTGACCGTGCCGCTGATGCTGGTGACCTACGCCAACCCCAACCTGCGTGACGATGAACGCCTCGCTCGCCTGGGCGTGCGTATCGTGGTCGATGGCCATGCCGCCTACTTTGCCGCGATCAAGGCCACCTATGACTGCCTGCGCCTTCAGCGCGGCCAGCAGAACAAGTCCGAGAACCTCAGCGCCACCGAACTTTCGCACACCTATACCCAGCCAGAGGACTACATCCGCTGGGCCAAGGAGTACATGAGCGTCGAGGAGTGA
- a CDS encoding 5-guanidino-2-oxopentanoate decarboxylase, producing MATCGEVLVKLLEGYGVDHVFGIPGVHTVELYRGLAGSSIRHITPRHEQGAGFMADGYARTRGKPGVCFIITGPGMTNITTAMGQAYADSIPMLVISSVQSRDQLGGGRGKLHELPNQAALVSGVAAFSQTLMSADDLPQVLARAFAVFDGARPRPVHIEIPLDVLVEPADHLLPGRPVRSARAGASPQAVAAMAERLAKARRPLILAGGGALAAGAPLALLAEHLQAPVALTINAKGLLPASHPLQIGSTQSLVATRELVEEADVVLAIGTELAETDYDVTFKGGFKIPGSLLRIDIDPDQTVRNYLPELALVADAELAAQAVLEALRQLPSPVPAEGWGVARAQRLRESLAASWDQPTLSQTRLLTGILERLPNAILVGDSTQPVYTGNLTLDMQAPRRWFNASTGYGTLGYALPAAMGAWLGCAENITERVPAVCLIGDGGMQFTLPELASAVEAQVPLIVLLWNNQGYEEIKKYMVNRAIEPVGVDIHTPDFIGVARALGADAEHVADVEQLQAALGRAVERKGPTLIQVDQNQWQAAVAG from the coding sequence ATGGCAACCTGCGGCGAAGTTCTGGTCAAACTCCTTGAAGGCTATGGCGTGGACCATGTCTTTGGCATTCCCGGCGTACATACCGTGGAGCTCTACCGTGGCCTCGCGGGCTCGTCGATCCGCCACATCACCCCGCGCCACGAGCAGGGCGCCGGGTTCATGGCTGATGGCTACGCGCGTACCCGTGGCAAGCCAGGCGTGTGCTTCATCATCACTGGCCCGGGGATGACCAACATCACCACCGCCATGGGCCAGGCCTATGCCGATTCGATCCCAATGCTGGTGATCTCCAGCGTGCAGTCGCGCGATCAACTGGGTGGTGGCCGCGGCAAGCTGCACGAATTGCCCAACCAGGCAGCGCTGGTGTCGGGCGTAGCAGCGTTCTCGCAGACGCTGATGAGCGCAGATGACCTGCCACAGGTGCTGGCTCGCGCCTTTGCCGTGTTCGACGGCGCCCGCCCGCGCCCGGTGCATATCGAGATCCCGTTGGATGTTCTGGTCGAGCCCGCCGACCACCTGCTGCCTGGTCGCCCTGTGCGCAGTGCCCGCGCCGGCGCCTCACCCCAGGCAGTGGCCGCCATGGCCGAGCGCCTGGCCAAGGCACGCCGGCCACTGATTCTGGCTGGTGGCGGTGCGCTGGCTGCGGGGGCGCCGCTGGCGCTGCTGGCCGAGCATTTGCAGGCACCGGTGGCACTCACCATCAATGCCAAAGGCCTGCTGCCGGCCAGCCATCCATTGCAGATCGGTTCGACCCAATCACTGGTTGCCACCCGTGAGCTGGTGGAAGAGGCCGACGTTGTGCTGGCGATCGGCACCGAACTGGCCGAGACCGACTATGACGTGACCTTCAAGGGTGGCTTCAAGATTCCGGGCAGCTTGCTGCGCATCGACATCGACCCGGACCAGACCGTGCGCAACTATCTGCCGGAACTGGCGCTGGTGGCCGATGCCGAACTTGCCGCCCAGGCCGTGCTCGAGGCCTTGCGGCAGTTACCATCGCCGGTGCCTGCCGAGGGTTGGGGCGTTGCCCGTGCGCAGCGTTTGCGCGAGTCGTTGGCGGCAAGCTGGGACCAGCCGACGCTGAGCCAGACCCGCTTGCTGACAGGCATCTTGGAACGGCTGCCGAACGCCATCCTGGTCGGTGACTCGACTCAACCGGTGTACACCGGCAACCTGACCCTGGACATGCAGGCGCCACGCCGTTGGTTCAATGCTTCAACCGGTTACGGCACCTTGGGTTATGCGTTGCCTGCAGCGATGGGTGCCTGGTTGGGCTGCGCCGAAAACATCACCGAGCGAGTACCTGCGGTCTGCCTGATTGGCGATGGTGGCATGCAGTTCACCCTGCCGGAACTGGCCAGCGCGGTTGAGGCCCAGGTGCCGCTGATCGTATTGCTGTGGAATAACCAAGGCTACGAGGAGATCAAGAAGTACATGGTCAACCGGGCCATCGAGCCGGTCGGCGTGGATATTCATACCCCGGACTTCATTGGCGTGGCGCGGGCATTGGGCGCCGATGCCGAGCATGTGGCCGATGTCGAGCAACTGCAGGCTGCGCTGGGAAGGGCGGTGGAGCGCAAGGGGCCGACGCTGATCCAGGTTGACCAGAACCAATGGCAGGCGGCGGTCGCGGGCTGA
- a CDS encoding NAD(P)-dependent oxidoreductase yields the protein MSKIAIIGATGRAGSQLLEEALRRGHSVVAIARDPSKLQGRAGVTTQALDAKDSAALQQAVAGADAVLSAAHFSTLDPHAIIEPVKRAGVKRLLVVGGAGSLLLPSGHRVIDSPDFPEAYKAEATAGVRFLEELRKEQTLDWTFLSPSAEFVEGERSGHYTLGKDHLLIGADGKSWITFADFAIAMLDELEKPAHSRKRFTVGY from the coding sequence ATGAGCAAGATCGCAATCATTGGTGCCACCGGCCGTGCCGGCAGCCAATTGCTGGAAGAAGCCCTGCGCCGTGGCCACAGTGTCGTGGCCATCGCCCGCGACCCGTCAAAGCTGCAGGGGCGCGCCGGGGTAACCACCCAGGCGCTGGATGCCAAGGACAGTGCGGCCCTGCAGCAGGCGGTCGCGGGTGCCGATGCGGTGTTGAGTGCAGCGCATTTCTCGACTCTCGACCCCCACGCCATCATCGAGCCGGTCAAGCGCGCCGGGGTCAAGCGCCTGTTGGTAGTAGGCGGTGCGGGCAGCCTGCTGCTGCCTTCCGGGCACCGTGTGATCGACAGCCCGGACTTCCCCGAAGCCTACAAGGCTGAAGCCACTGCTGGTGTGCGTTTTCTCGAGGAGTTGCGCAAGGAGCAAACCTTGGACTGGACCTTCCTCTCGCCGTCGGCGGAGTTCGTCGAAGGTGAGCGCAGCGGGCACTACACGCTGGGCAAGGACCACCTGCTGATCGGTGCGGATGGCAAAAGCTGGATCACCTTTGCCGACTTTGCCATTGCCATGCTCGATGAGCTGGAGAAGCCAGCGCATTCGCGCAAGCGTTTCACCGTCGGTTACTGA
- a CDS encoding LysR family transcriptional regulator, with the protein MDRLNAMRVFVTVVDLGSQSAAADHLQLSRPVVSRYLAELEDWVGARLMQRTTRKLSLTAAGQETLPRCRQLLDLAGDLQAAVQQPEDAPKGALRISVSTSFGQAQLVSAVADYVRRYPGVNVELQMLDRTVNLVDERIDLAIRTSNDLDPNLIARRLTVCRSVICATPAYLREHGTPQRVEELSQHNCLTHAYFGHSLWHFEVDGQQIAVPVRGNISANEVMTLQNATLAGAGIAMLPTYQAATALRSGALLRLLPEARPRELNLNAVYTSRKHMPATLRSMLDFLVHRFKDEPEWDRDLY; encoded by the coding sequence ATGGACCGTCTCAACGCCATGCGCGTTTTCGTCACCGTCGTCGACCTGGGCAGCCAGTCGGCAGCGGCAGACCACCTGCAACTATCGCGGCCTGTGGTGTCACGTTACCTGGCCGAACTGGAAGACTGGGTCGGCGCACGGCTGATGCAGCGCACCACGCGCAAGTTGAGCCTGACAGCCGCCGGCCAGGAGACCCTGCCCCGCTGCCGCCAGTTGCTGGACTTGGCCGGCGACCTGCAGGCCGCCGTGCAACAACCGGAAGATGCGCCCAAGGGTGCACTGCGCATCAGCGTCAGTACGTCGTTTGGCCAAGCGCAGCTGGTGAGTGCGGTAGCCGATTATGTACGGCGTTACCCAGGCGTGAACGTTGAACTACAGATGCTCGATCGCACGGTCAACCTGGTGGATGAGCGCATCGACCTGGCGATCCGCACCAGCAACGATCTGGACCCGAACCTGATCGCCAGGCGCCTGACCGTGTGCCGCTCGGTGATCTGCGCGACGCCCGCCTACCTGCGCGAGCACGGCACACCGCAACGGGTCGAGGAACTGAGCCAGCACAACTGCCTGACCCATGCCTATTTCGGCCACAGCCTTTGGCATTTCGAGGTAGACGGCCAGCAGATCGCCGTGCCGGTGCGAGGCAACATCAGCGCCAACGAGGTCATGACACTGCAGAATGCAACACTGGCAGGCGCCGGCATCGCCATGCTGCCGACCTACCAGGCAGCCACGGCCCTGCGCAGTGGCGCCCTGCTGCGCCTGCTGCCCGAAGCGCGGCCACGGGAGCTGAACCTGAACGCGGTATACACCTCGCGCAAGCATATGCCGGCGACCTTGCGCAGCATGCTGGATTTTCTGGTGCATCGGTTCAAGGACGAACCGGAGTGGGACCGCGATCTGTATTGA
- a CDS encoding LysR substrate-binding domain-containing protein, whose translation MKRLPPLPALHTFLVTAQHCNFTRAAQQLHITQGAVSRQIAGLEEHLGYALFQRQARGLSLTREGQDWLPRVQQIFGLIEQGVREVGGRRATLQLKAPTCVMRWLLPRLMEWQALRPDVPVELTTTVQHGVDFRREGFDAAVVYGDVPNHGLRVRKLFDEQLTPVCAPSLLNGPVALQQLQDLARHMLLHPSRDEHDWRLWLQAAGVVLEAQGPKQHFETLDMAMAMASQGTGVAIGDWALIADDLRGGRLCMPFALKVQTGKGYYLVSQAKSLPPGLVELLDWLEDRANFRM comes from the coding sequence ATGAAACGCCTGCCGCCCCTACCCGCCCTGCACACCTTTCTGGTCACCGCGCAGCACTGCAATTTCACCCGCGCCGCGCAGCAGCTTCACATCACCCAAGGTGCCGTGAGCCGGCAGATCGCCGGGCTCGAGGAGCACCTGGGCTACGCCTTGTTCCAGCGCCAGGCCCGCGGCCTGAGCCTGACCCGCGAGGGCCAGGACTGGCTGCCACGGGTACAGCAGATCTTCGGCCTCATCGAACAAGGCGTGCGTGAAGTGGGCGGGCGCAGAGCCACCTTGCAGCTCAAGGCACCAACCTGCGTGATGCGCTGGCTGCTGCCGCGGCTGATGGAGTGGCAGGCGCTGCGGCCCGACGTGCCGGTGGAGTTGACCACCACGGTGCAGCATGGGGTGGACTTTCGGCGTGAAGGGTTTGATGCCGCCGTCGTCTATGGCGATGTGCCCAACCATGGACTAAGGGTGCGCAAGCTGTTCGACGAGCAACTGACGCCGGTGTGCGCGCCGTCGCTGTTGAATGGGCCGGTTGCGCTGCAACAGCTCCAGGACCTGGCGCGCCATATGCTGTTGCACCCGTCACGGGATGAGCATGATTGGCGACTGTGGCTTCAAGCAGCAGGCGTAGTACTGGAGGCGCAAGGGCCGAAGCAGCATTTCGAAACCCTGGACATGGCCATGGCAATGGCCTCCCAGGGAACCGGGGTGGCGATTGGTGATTGGGCGCTGATCGCTGATGACTTGCGCGGTGGGCGGCTGTGCATGCCATTTGCACTGAAGGTTCAAACCGGCAAAGGATATTACCTGGTGAGCCAGGCGAAGAGCCTGCCGCCGGGGCTGGTGGAGTTGCTGGATTGGCTTGAAGATCGCGCCAATTTTCGAATGTAG